A genome region from Oryzias melastigma strain HK-1 linkage group LG12, ASM292280v2, whole genome shotgun sequence includes the following:
- the osbp2 gene encoding oxysterol-binding protein 2 isoform X1: protein MDELVKSLPSPTLPGLHLPCLDAHKGWLFKWTNYLKGYQRRWFVLSNGLLSYYRTQAEMAHTCRGTIPLATAHIGVGDTCHLVLTSGGRSYHLKATSEAECQRWVSALQQAKANATVLMHHSDDSGDEAPIPHEERALTQGVLKTLANKLDDLSTCNELIGKHGAALQRSLSELEELRASTDSTDKVKAVNERATLFRITSNAMINACRDFLDVAESHSRRWQKALHYEREQRHHLEETIEQLAKQHNSLERAWRENPTSYTGVERPQEGDVSDDNEEAEFFDAMEDSAAFITVTAASDIQHKRSGSNQSMMSGGVPSDWTHNENDTSTNHMQLRRTRRTRIPDKPNYSLNLWSIMKNCIGKDLSRIPMPVNFNEPLSMLQRLTEDLEYSELLDRAARCDSSLEQMCLVAAFSVSSYSTTVHRTAKPFNPLLGETYELDRLEEYGYRSISEQVSHHPPAAAHHVTSQRGWTLWQHITIDSKFRGKYISVMPLGNIHLQFHSSGNHYVWSKVTSTVHNIIVGKLWIDQSGDIDIVNTTTKDTCRLKFSPYSYFSREVPRKVTGVVEDREGSAHYILSGTWDDKMESAKIVDSSQGCGGSEGKQKTVYQTLQPKLLWKKYPLPENAENMHFFSSLALTLNEPEEGVAPTDSRLRPDQRLMEAGLWDEANTQKQRLEERQRQERKKREAQANQALEDGQDIEGYQPLWFDRRTEENTGETTYFYKGGYWEAKERQNWSQCPKIF from the exons ATGGACGAGCTGGTGAAGAGTTTGCCCTCCCCGACTCTGCCCGGGCTTCACCTCCCGTGCCTGGACGCTCACAAAGGCTGGCTCTTTAAATGGACCAACTACCTAAAGGGCTACCAGCGGCGGTGGTTCGTCCTCAGCAACGGCCTGCTGTCCTATTACAG GACTCAGGCAGAGATGGCACACACTTGCCGGGGCACCATTCCCTTGGCTACGGCTCACATCGGGGTGGGTGATACCTGCCACTTGGTGTTAACCAGCGGGGGCCGGAGCTACCACCTAAAGGCCACATCTGAGGCCGAGTGTCAAAGATGGGTGTCAGCACTGCAGCAAGCCAAGGCAAACGCCACTGTCCTGATGCATCACTCAG ATGACTCTGGAGATGAAGCCCCGATACCTCATGAGGAGCGTGCATTAACCCAAGGGGTGCTCAAGACTCTAGCCAACAAGCTGGATGATCTGAGCACCTGTAATGAGCTTATAGGAAAGCACGGTGCCGCCCTCCAGCGCTCCCTCAGCGAACTCGAGGAACTACGTGCATCCACCGACAGCACCGACAAAGTGAAGGCTGTTAATGAGCGAGCCACCCTCTTTCGCATCACCTCCAATGCGATGATCAAT GCCTGCCGTGACTTTTTAGATGTGGCAGAATCTCACAGCCGGAGGTGGCAGAAGGCTCTGCATTATGAGAGAGAACAGCGCCATCACCTGGAGGAGACCATCGAACAGTTAGCCAAACAGCACAACAGCCTGGAGAGAGCGTGGAGGGAGAATCCCACCTCATACACAG GTGTGGAGCGGCCTCAGGAGGGCGATGTGAGCGATGACAATGAGGAGGCCGAGTTCTTTGATGCCATGGAAGACTCAGCAGCATTTATAACTGTGACTGCTGCCAGCGACATACAGCACAA GCGCTCAGGCAGCAATCAAAGTATGATGAGTGGAGGAGTGCCCAGCGACTGGACTCACAATGAGAAT GACACTTCCACAAACCACATGCAGCTACGAAGAACGAGGCGCACCCGAATCCCAGACAAACCAAATTACTCCCTGAACTTGTGGAGCATCATGAAGAACTGCATTGGCAAAGACCTCTCCAGGATCCCCATGCCT gtgaACTTCAACGAGCCGTTGTCCATGCTGCAGCGTCTGACAGAGGACCTGGAGTACAGCGAGCTGCTGGACCGAGCGGCTCGCTGCGACTCCTCCTTGGAGCAGATGTGCCTCGTCGCTGCCTTTTCCGTCTCCTCTTACTCCACCACCGTTCATCGAACAGCCAAGCCTTTCAACCCTCTGCTGGGGGAGACGTACGAGCTGGACCGCCTGGAAGAGTACGGCTACCGCTCTATTTCTGAGCAG GTCAGTCATCATCCACCAGCTGCTGCCCACCATGTGACTTCACAGCGAGGATGGACTCTGTGGCAACACATCACCATCGACAGCAAGTTCCGtggaaaatatatttctgtCATGCCGTTAG GTAATATTCATCTGCAGTTTCACTCCAGTGGAAACCACTACGTTTGGAGCAAAGTGACGTCAACGGTGCACAACATCATCGTAGGGAAGCTTTGGATTGATCAG TCTGGAGACATTGACATTGTAAATACAACTACAAAGGACACATGTCGTCTCAAGTTCTCCCCATACAGCTACTTCTCTAGAGAAGTTCCACGCAAA GTGACGGGGGTCGTAGAGGACAGAGAGGGCTCAGCTCATTACATCCTTTCAGGAACCTGGGACGACAAAATGGAGAGCGCTAAAATAGTCGACAGCAGCCAAGGTTGTGGGGGCTCTGAAGGCAAACAGAAGACAGTTTATCAGACCCTTCAACCCAAGCTGCTGTGGAAGAAATATCCTCTACC AGAAAACGCAGAGAACATGCACTTCTTCTCCTCCTTGGCTCTGACTTTGAATGAGCCGGAAGAGGGCGTTGCCCCCACCGACAGCCGCTTGCGACCTGACCAGCGACTCATGGAGGCGGGACTGTGGGACGAAGCAAACACCCAGAAGCAGCGACTTGAGGAGCGTCAGAGACAGGAGAGGAAGAAAAGGGAGGCGCAGGCCAATCAGGCTCTGGAAGATG GGCAAGACATCGAGGGTTACCAACCACTATGGTTTGACAGGAGAACAGAGGAGAACACAGGAGAAACCACCTACTTCTACAAAGGGGGCTACTGGGAGGccaaagaaagacaaaactgGAGCCAGTGTCCGAAGATCTTCTAG
- the osbp2 gene encoding oxysterol-binding protein 2 isoform X2: protein MGVSTAASQGKRHCPDASLRRSNRKKDRNERGRETESMPAQDDSGDEAPIPHEERALTQGVLKTLANKLDDLSTCNELIGKHGAALQRSLSELEELRASTDSTDKVKAVNERATLFRITSNAMINACRDFLDVAESHSRRWQKALHYEREQRHHLEETIEQLAKQHNSLERAWRENPTSYTGVERPQEGDVSDDNEEAEFFDAMEDSAAFITVTAASDIQHKRSGSNQSMMSGGVPSDWTHNENDTSTNHMQLRRTRRTRIPDKPNYSLNLWSIMKNCIGKDLSRIPMPVNFNEPLSMLQRLTEDLEYSELLDRAARCDSSLEQMCLVAAFSVSSYSTTVHRTAKPFNPLLGETYELDRLEEYGYRSISEQVSHHPPAAAHHVTSQRGWTLWQHITIDSKFRGKYISVMPLGNIHLQFHSSGNHYVWSKVTSTVHNIIVGKLWIDQSGDIDIVNTTTKDTCRLKFSPYSYFSREVPRKVTGVVEDREGSAHYILSGTWDDKMESAKIVDSSQGCGGSEGKQKTVYQTLQPKLLWKKYPLPENAENMHFFSSLALTLNEPEEGVAPTDSRLRPDQRLMEAGLWDEANTQKQRLEERQRQERKKREAQANQALEDGQDIEGYQPLWFDRRTEENTGETTYFYKGGYWEAKERQNWSQCPKIF, encoded by the exons ATGGGTGTCAGCACTGCAGCAAGCCAAGGCAAACGCCACTGTCCTGATGCATCACTCAG GAggagtaacagaaaaaaagacagaaatgagagagggagggagacaGAGAGCATGCCGGCACAag ATGACTCTGGAGATGAAGCCCCGATACCTCATGAGGAGCGTGCATTAACCCAAGGGGTGCTCAAGACTCTAGCCAACAAGCTGGATGATCTGAGCACCTGTAATGAGCTTATAGGAAAGCACGGTGCCGCCCTCCAGCGCTCCCTCAGCGAACTCGAGGAACTACGTGCATCCACCGACAGCACCGACAAAGTGAAGGCTGTTAATGAGCGAGCCACCCTCTTTCGCATCACCTCCAATGCGATGATCAAT GCCTGCCGTGACTTTTTAGATGTGGCAGAATCTCACAGCCGGAGGTGGCAGAAGGCTCTGCATTATGAGAGAGAACAGCGCCATCACCTGGAGGAGACCATCGAACAGTTAGCCAAACAGCACAACAGCCTGGAGAGAGCGTGGAGGGAGAATCCCACCTCATACACAG GTGTGGAGCGGCCTCAGGAGGGCGATGTGAGCGATGACAATGAGGAGGCCGAGTTCTTTGATGCCATGGAAGACTCAGCAGCATTTATAACTGTGACTGCTGCCAGCGACATACAGCACAA GCGCTCAGGCAGCAATCAAAGTATGATGAGTGGAGGAGTGCCCAGCGACTGGACTCACAATGAGAAT GACACTTCCACAAACCACATGCAGCTACGAAGAACGAGGCGCACCCGAATCCCAGACAAACCAAATTACTCCCTGAACTTGTGGAGCATCATGAAGAACTGCATTGGCAAAGACCTCTCCAGGATCCCCATGCCT gtgaACTTCAACGAGCCGTTGTCCATGCTGCAGCGTCTGACAGAGGACCTGGAGTACAGCGAGCTGCTGGACCGAGCGGCTCGCTGCGACTCCTCCTTGGAGCAGATGTGCCTCGTCGCTGCCTTTTCCGTCTCCTCTTACTCCACCACCGTTCATCGAACAGCCAAGCCTTTCAACCCTCTGCTGGGGGAGACGTACGAGCTGGACCGCCTGGAAGAGTACGGCTACCGCTCTATTTCTGAGCAG GTCAGTCATCATCCACCAGCTGCTGCCCACCATGTGACTTCACAGCGAGGATGGACTCTGTGGCAACACATCACCATCGACAGCAAGTTCCGtggaaaatatatttctgtCATGCCGTTAG GTAATATTCATCTGCAGTTTCACTCCAGTGGAAACCACTACGTTTGGAGCAAAGTGACGTCAACGGTGCACAACATCATCGTAGGGAAGCTTTGGATTGATCAG TCTGGAGACATTGACATTGTAAATACAACTACAAAGGACACATGTCGTCTCAAGTTCTCCCCATACAGCTACTTCTCTAGAGAAGTTCCACGCAAA GTGACGGGGGTCGTAGAGGACAGAGAGGGCTCAGCTCATTACATCCTTTCAGGAACCTGGGACGACAAAATGGAGAGCGCTAAAATAGTCGACAGCAGCCAAGGTTGTGGGGGCTCTGAAGGCAAACAGAAGACAGTTTATCAGACCCTTCAACCCAAGCTGCTGTGGAAGAAATATCCTCTACC AGAAAACGCAGAGAACATGCACTTCTTCTCCTCCTTGGCTCTGACTTTGAATGAGCCGGAAGAGGGCGTTGCCCCCACCGACAGCCGCTTGCGACCTGACCAGCGACTCATGGAGGCGGGACTGTGGGACGAAGCAAACACCCAGAAGCAGCGACTTGAGGAGCGTCAGAGACAGGAGAGGAAGAAAAGGGAGGCGCAGGCCAATCAGGCTCTGGAAGATG GGCAAGACATCGAGGGTTACCAACCACTATGGTTTGACAGGAGAACAGAGGAGAACACAGGAGAAACCACCTACTTCTACAAAGGGGGCTACTGGGAGGccaaagaaagacaaaactgGAGCCAGTGTCCGAAGATCTTCTAG